Proteins encoded in a region of the Catalinimonas alkaloidigena genome:
- a CDS encoding DinB family protein: protein MTKLNRKGAVGALLDVYEQTLEDFRAVIGEIPDEALTIVVDPHTTDENCRSVQRILAHVVHAGYGYATSIHNQRGAHVSRPEKTCHTTLRAYQEELTDMFAYTVRVFEGLPDHALRQVEEAQKIRTGWKQTYDIEQLTEHAIVHLLRHGRQLERIKRDQLAGVVPRTT, encoded by the coding sequence ATGACCAAACTCAATCGAAAAGGGGCCGTCGGGGCGTTGCTGGACGTATACGAACAGACACTCGAAGATTTCAGAGCGGTAATCGGGGAGATTCCGGACGAGGCCCTGACCATCGTCGTCGATCCGCACACCACCGACGAAAATTGCCGGTCGGTCCAGCGCATTTTAGCCCACGTGGTGCACGCCGGTTACGGCTACGCCACCAGCATCCACAACCAGCGGGGCGCCCACGTGAGCCGTCCCGAGAAAACGTGCCACACCACTTTGCGGGCGTATCAGGAAGAGTTGACCGACATGTTTGCCTATACAGTCCGGGTATTCGAGGGGCTGCCCGATCATGCCCTGCGCCAGGTAGAAGAGGCACAAAAGATCAGAACCGGCTGGAAACAAACCTACGACATTGAACAGCTGACCGAACACGCCATCGTGCACCTCCTGCGGCACGGGCGGCAGCTCGAACGCATCAAGCGCGATCAACTGGCGGGGGTTGTACCGCGAACTACCTGA